tgtttcaatatCAACGTTATAACGTTACATGTTTACCGTGCTTCAGAACAAAAATATTAAGCTTTGTGTATTAACCAGGTTTAGTTAACAATGTGAATTTATTATCCAGATGTTGTAACTCAACACCAGTTTTGACCAGTGCATTTTTACACATTCGCCCAGTAACTTTCGAGTGGCAGTGTTATCACTGAAATAGTCCTTCTAATTAAAGCATCATCTTGTATCCACCAATAACTGTATCCACTGTATAATATCACAGTGCAATAACCATTGTGCAGTAGTTGTAGTGTGTTAGCCTCCAGTAAGAGCAGTATGAGTAAGGAACTGTCTCTAAGTCAGTCAGCTCAATATGTTGGGCCCTACCGACTGGAAAAAACACTGGGGAAGGGACAGACAGGTGGGTAAaccaaactgcattttaaactactatttcatgttgaaatgtatactgtatatgacgTCTGTTAGTCTCTAATTTTTTGCCTCTCTACACCTCTCATTGTGTCTTTCAGGACTGGTCAAGCTCGGGGTCCATTGTATTACGGGTCAGAAGGTTGCCATCAAAATAGtcaacagagagaagctgtCTGAGTCAGTCCTGATGAAGGTACAGTATGATGCTGTTGCAGTGGCAATAATGCTATTTTTGTATATAGCAAGAAGTGTTATGCTGTCCACTAACATGTGCTCCATATTCTCTATATTTACTTTCTGCATAAGTGTATAAAATTAACCTCTGTTCGGTTGCTTCAAAACTACACTTGTGCTCTGCAATAAtatctcctctccttttctttacATCTATCTCGTCTTCTCTCTAACCAGGTTGAGAGGGAGATTGCCATTCTGAAACTGATTGAGCATCCGCATGTGTTGAAGCTGCATGATGTTTACGAGAATAATAAATACCTGTGAGTTTCCTCTCTGCATTCAAAAGAGCCTCACAACTTGGCTCAGAGGAGCCTGCAAGCTTTTCTTTTGTACTGAACTTTGGAGCAGGGCGGGTATAAATAATACTCTAAGAACTGTATTAATCTGCTTTCATCACTCTAATCTTACTTTTCCTTCATTTCCTACAATTATTctgaaaagttttttatttatcttactCGCTCAAATGCTTTAACACTGATGTAAAACAGCTGTTGGAGTAGGCAGGCATGTTGGCTAAAAGTGagtacattaaaaaaggtaaattacCAGATTTCATCTCAATATTGTGAGTCCCAGACAGGTTGGAGGAGTGTCTTAGGTtagatgtttttagttttattatttttttgtccctcCCCTTGTCTCTTAGAGATGAACTTTTAGAATCCCACTGTATGCCGACAGGTACCTGGTGTTGGAGCATGTGTCAGGAGgagagttgtttgactacctggTCAAGAAGGGCCGACTGACTCCAAAAGAGGCCAGGAAGTTCTTCAGGCAGATCATCTCTGCTTTGGATTTCTGCCACAGTCATTCCATATGGTTGGTTATTGCCGAGAGCAATGGTTCTTAAAGGAAAATCTTAAATCAATGACAAATGAATGCCAATTTAATGtttcatgtcataaaaagttgtaAACTGCCTTAGTCGGTAACATCAAAAATCTATCTTAAACATTACTTTGTATTACTGACTTGATGTTTGCAGGCACTTATCATCCTTACATTCCTTTTAGACAAATTGACACAGTTTTGTTATAGCGTATCAAGTCATAAATTAGTGGGAAAACTTGTGATTGTGCAACATGAGTCAACAGTCACAGTTAAGCTGAAATGCCATAATCAGCACTAGAAGACTTATAGTACCTGTTGTATCTAGTCACAGAGACCTGAAGCCTGAGAACTTGCTCctggatgaaaaaaacaacatccgCATCGCGGACTTTGGCATGGCCTCCCTTCAGGTGGGGGACAGTCTCCTAGAGACCAGCTGTGGGTGAGTACCAACACTGTGAGGGTGTTCATAAGTaatgtgtacacacataaaaaggtaATAATTCGTATTTCAGAAACAATGTAAATCTATGCATATTCTATTGTATACCTTAAAGAGTACTGTAGTTTCCACAGAAGCGTAAGACTTTTTTATACTGTGCATACTTACCAGAATTGTAAGTGGGGTAATGTTGCCtgtaacacatttctttcattataGATCACCACATTATGCTTGCCCTGAAGTTATACGGGTAAGTGTTCCTCAAATTTATCTACCTGTAATATAAATACGCAAAGTATgttaataaattattcattgAGTGGCAAATTGTATCCAGTTCTGTCATTAAAACATGGTTTCACTGTTCTTTGGACTGAGACTGACTAAATGATGGATCATAATGCATTAgggtgtttctttttttaattaagaattCTCGGGTAAGCCTTAAATGAGCTAAAATTATCTCAGTGGATTTAATCAATGAATGTGACTCATCTGGTATTTAATAGTGAATTTACATGGATTCTGACTTTGGCAGGGAGAGAAATATGATGGACGGAGAGCAGATGTGTGGAGCTGTGGGGTGATCCTTTTTGCTCTACTGGTGGTAAGTGCATTAGTCCTGTTTTTACAGGTCGGCCCCTTTGTAAAGACCCCTTAGTGTGTTTGCAGCTTTTACTTCCCTCTttttaagtcaactttattttaatctgtctttctttaattccctctctccttttctcatACAGGGCGCCCTGCCCTTTGACCATGACAATTTACGCCAACTCCTGGAGAAGGTGAAGAGCGGGGTGTTCCACATGCCCCACTTCATCCCTCCGGACTGCCAGTCTCTGCTCAAGGGCATGATTGAGGTCAACCCTGAAATAAGGCTCACGGTACGGGACTGAGAGTGCTCACACACAAGCGGCTCGTACATAGGTGGTTTGAATGCCGTCTAAACACCTGGAATTGATACAGCTAGCCCATACGCAGGCTGTATCCAGAGATTATCCACATTGATTTGGGATTGCCTCTCATTCCTTCCTTTTGAAGATATGGGGATTGAAGAGAGCAACTTTATTTGACTGCTGTCATTAATATTAATCCTTTTCTAGAGACCTGCTTGTCCTTACTTTTGCATTTTGTGGCTGCATCGCTagaattttaattattattatcagagTTGACATGGATTAGAGACAGTAGTAGTCTACTGTCAGTAGTAATCTATTTTGACGAAGTTTCAATTACGGGGTAGTTCCAGTGCCACCTGATGTCCCTCCCcttggctttctttgtgttggcattctaaactcccgCCGATTCCAAAAACGTCCTTCGAACTAGAACCGACGATGAAATTGtgcttatcttttttttggAGTAAGATTTTCATCGAACACTCGACAGCCATTTAAATTCCAGCTCTCACACATGgtccacaaaaacaagtacCTTCGCGAGGCTATTTTACAGAGGCATCGTACCACCGCTtggcaccgcccaagacgattgtgatcggtttaaagacatgccaataaaccagagcacgtttttctcctatccaggaatgtgtggactagccagaccctcctccaaagggctgtggagataggtctggcaatgtgagactagaaATACAGTTGCGCTTCCATTGGTGCATTGTTTTAGGCGCATTGTAAACAATCAGTTATCAGAAAGATGCATGCACATTGTGATTATAATGTGCAATAATCAGAACTGATTAGGTATCATGTGCATGTAAAGAAAAGTGTCTGGTGTGAAGTGTTAACCCAGCGCAGCTTTGTGGCCATATGGCTGTTAACAGACTGTAGAAACTAATGGCCCCATCTGCCCTGTCACCCTTTAAAGCTCGAGGCCATCCAGAAACATGCCTGGTATCTGTGAGTATATGTTCATTTTTACAAACTtgactgttaaataaaatagtaaattaaaGGGATGCATCAGATTGAATCATATACACAACTATATCTGTGTCAaccatgtgggtgtgtgtgtgtgtgtgtgtgtgtgtggctcccAGGGGTGGTCGTAATGAGCCGTGTCCTGAGCAGCCTCCTCCCAGGCGAGTGTGTGTGAGGCGAATCCTGTCCCTGACTGAGCTAGACCCAGATGTGTTGGACAGCATGCACTCACTGGGTTGTTTCCGAGACCGAGGCAAGCTCACACGGGATTTGCAATGTGAAGagtaagtatttttttcaactcTTAACTGTGTTTCATAGTGCCCGGTTGTACGCTGAGTgaccagaaagaaaaaaaacaattagataTAATGCAATGCAATGGCCAAAGGCACACTACAGCTTTACTTACAATGGACAGATATGATATGAGGCTATGGTATGGAATGATTTGTAAAAACTGTGTTATTGAAAGGTTATATTATTTTCATACATGCAGtagcaaaataagaaaaaataagcggaagaagatggatggattaatgGATGGAATATacagatttttaaaatcttaaaacacCTCTCACGTTGTCAAcaacaattaaataatatatgttGCACAACAAGGACTAGTGTATTGGTTTGTGTACGGGAGTTACAATTATTATGGTTACTCAGTCATGTACCTAAAGAGTTTCcacatctgttttttgttgacCCCTGTGTATTGTGGGCAGACATATTGAGTGCTGTCTGAAAGCAGAGAGGGGATTcggcttcctcttcatcatgcCGTGTCAAACTCCTGTTCTGAATCAGGTTGAGTGACTCGCCACAGGGTTAAAGCACGCAAGATGGTGGATACACTGAAGCAGTGTGATCTAGCCTTACAAATATCAAAGTCATGGTGCAGCCATGTGCTCATTGTCACAACAAAGTGATATTGAGGGCTTCAAATGATGCGTTGGTTTGTGCTCAAAAGGTCTGCATTTGTTGTTGTGACGTATTAAGTTAAGGACCGCAGCCTTAGTATGGAACAGTGTACGAAAGGAGTAAGTATGTGGCCACATGTTCTGTCCAATCTCTTCcactaaatatatttttttagctgAAAGTAGTGGATAACCACATCATCAGTTGAATAGAATGaactgttaatatacagtacataggaGGCTTACCTACTCTAGTCACATGTTGCTCCTTACTActctgtcttctttctttctttccaaatTTTAATATCTCATCCAatgactttctctctctttttctcagaGAAAACCAAGAGAAGATGATCTATTACCTGCTGCTGGACAGGAAAGAGCGCTACCCCAGCTATGAGGATGAGGATTTGCCACCGCGCAATGATGTAGGTCAGTCTTTAGGGGGCAGGAAGGATCCACTCGTGGGCGAGAGCTGCTTTTCTCAGCCTCAGTTTCTGTGAAGGAATTGTACAACAGTCAGTGTCTGGTGTCTCACACAGGTACTCATTACCTCTGCCAATGAATTTGCGTGATTACTTTTTGGatgaaatataatgtttttcACTGATAGCCAAAGAACCAGTAAGTGTGATCTCCACTATTAGCAATAAAACGTAAAGTAATAtgaaagacagacggacagaaaTGTTTGCCCAAGGGCCTGCTTGTGTCTTTATggtctttatttttatggaatttatgtaacattttaccAACAATAAGTCATAACTGTCTTTTAAGAGATTCAAAACAGACTTTGCAGGACATCTGCAAGATTTCTAAAAACTGGGAGAAGGCAGCTACAGTATTCTGTCTGTGCAAATAAAGCTACATTTATCACTGTCACAAATAGTGCAACAAGCCAAAGgcctgtggaaaaaaaatcactttcaACGTAGTCATACTTTCTAgtactgaaagaaaaaagaaacgtGATAAAGGGAGCGGGATAATGAAGATGCAGAAACATCTCAGGAAGCAATAGGTTTTAGTTgacatgtctttttattttgagaaacaCTTTAACAAATCCACTTCCAAggcaaagaaacaaacaatatttttgaGAGTAATCCTTTTTTATGGCAGTTGCACAACATATCATGTATCATGTCATTAAAATGCAGCTTCAACATAATCTTTAAACCGCTAATGGATGTTGATAAATCCAGTCATAACTATAATGTGCTGTTCTACAGCAGACCCTCCTCGAAAGCGTGTCGACTCTCCGATGCTGACGCGCCATGGCCGCTGTCGTCCCGAGAGGAAAAGCCTGGAGGTACTGAGTGTTACTGAACAGGGGTCCCCTACCCCGCCTCGCAGGGCCCTGGACACAGCTGCACACAGCCAGAGGTGTGTATAGTTTGCAGAGTTTCCCttctgggatcaataaagtttttctgattctgattctgattctgatattgTGTTTATAAAGTATACACACTCTAAATGTTgcatacaaaaaaatgcatgtcaCACACAGTTTCTTGTTGGCTATACACTGTCTTTGTTCCCCATCTTTTGACCTCTGGTCTGTTTGTCAGGTCTCGCTCAGTCAGTGGAGCATCCACCGGTCTCTCCTCCAGCCCTCTCAGCAGTCCCAGGGTAAGGGCCTGTTGGccaattttttaacaaactcTACACAGTTTCGCTTTGATTACCTGCACTGTCTCTGAAACATGATGCAAgcatgcttaaaaaaataatttttaatatttcaccCCACTCCTACCTGTAACTTACAAGTACAGTTAAAGGATTGGTATTAGAGATAGTCACAATTTTTGGAGTCCATCTTAAAACAATAGTTAGGTGCCCATATGGGCCTTTAAGCTGTATTAATTCCTCATAATTCCTCATTTTGCATAAAACCATTAGATTCAattgtatgtacatgtgtttaGCTTTTTACATGTAATTTTGAAAGCGTTACTAATTATAGTATACACTATCAATATTGTAATGCTGATATaccaataatatatatataaaatatgataaCGTTTCGCACCTTTTTTTGCTAGTATTGCCTACCCCGATattaaactgctttaaaaaaacttaaccATTCTTACACATCATCACAACACCAGTTCCTCAGATTAAATCTCACCCAACAGGAGGTTTGTGTGgcatttttcttctgtcttcatGTCACTTCTCTTCCTCACCATGCATGAACTAGCTGTTTGCACAGAATGTATTATATAACCGTGAAATAGATTACTTAATGGAATTATTTGCTTTTCTGGTGTGCTTAAGTTTCGGAATGCATTATATTATTAAACAGTCCATAGACGGTAACTAAATCAACCTTTACTGCCAGCAATAACTAAACTGTAACACCTTCAATGCCACCGTCCTCTGTCACTGCATTGTTAACCCTGTCACAACCACAACTGTCACTAAACCTTCACTCACATACAATACTAATGGCACAAAAGACTAAAGCCCCAAAATTAAGGCTTTTATAGACAGAATTGGTAGTATTGCATTTGACACTTTCACTACAAGATACACTCTTTTGTCACGAAGCATGATATTCATTTCCATCCTTTCTCCATGTTccatcccctctctttcttgttatccatctctctcccccccactCCCACCCCACAAACCCACTCCCCAGTCCTATCAAAGCCCCGTCTTCactttcagccaatcagacgtCACTTCTGCCACCGCTACCCCCCTCGCAAAGGAGCCCAAACAGGGAAACGCCACCACTCCTCGTTCAGCTCGGGCTCATGACAAGCTCAAAACTCCCCCCAACCCAAAGACCCAGACCCTGCCCATCAAAGGACCGTCCGACCGACCCCATCTGCAGCCCATCAAGTCCTTGCCTTTGCACAACCCATCCTCCCGCTCACCCTCCCCTTCTTCGCTCCTGTCACCCATCCCTCGTTTCTTCTTCCCATCGTCCTCTGTCCTAAAGTCAGTGACTAAGAGCTTCTACCCAAACTCTGCCCACTCTGTGCCGCAGGTCACTCCCCAAGGCTCTCCGTTGCCCACACCTTTGGGCACCCCTGTCCACCACCCTCACCACCCCTCCTCTACCCCGCCCTCTtcttcctcgtcctcgtcctcctcgcgggcggagggagggggaggggtaGGCTCGCTGTCGCTGACCCCGCCCTCCAGcccaggagggggaagcggtaTGGCAGCCAGCAGCTCTGCCCACTGGAGGACTCGCCTCAATTCTTTCAAGAACAACCTGCTGGGCTCACCTCGTTTCCATCGCCGTAAACTGCAAGGTGAGTTTGGTACGTTCACCTTGATATTATGTGAGTTTCGTTAATTTTTCTTCCAATACACTATCTCTATAGGACAACTAAAGCAAAGTTGGTCAACAGTTTCAAAAGGTTTCCTACATTCTTACACTGGTAAAACatgattttcttgttttagCCTTCAGTATACCAGACCATTTATAATGGCAATGGATTATGTCTCAAATATTACTTTCTTCTGGCTTCCATCTGAAAATCAAATTTTGTTCccaaatgttcattttaatagtGAGTTGTCTCTTTCAGTTCCTACATCAGAAGACATGTCCAGTCTAACACCAGAATCCAGCCCTGAGTAAGTCACACTCCTTGAGATAAATTGCTGAGGAGTtacttgttttctctctctaaagCTGTGTGTCTCTGCTCTTGGATGTT
This sequence is a window from Etheostoma cragini isolate CJK2018 chromosome 21, CSU_Ecrag_1.0, whole genome shotgun sequence. Protein-coding genes within it:
- the si:ch211-255p10.4 gene encoding serine/threonine-protein kinase BRSK1 isoform X6, with product MSKELSLSQSAQYVGPYRLEKTLGKGQTGLVKLGVHCITGQKVAIKIVNREKLSESVLMKVEREIAILKLIEHPHVLKLHDVYENNKYLYLVLEHVSGGELFDYLVKKGRLTPKEARKFFRQIISALDFCHSHSICHRDLKPENLLLDEKNNIRIADFGMASLQVGDSLLETSCGSPHYACPEVIRGEKYDGRRADVWSCGVILFALLVGALPFDHDNLRQLLEKVKSGVFHMPHFIPPDCQSLLKGMIEVNPEIRLTLEAIQKHAWYLGGRNEPCPEQPPPRRVCVRRILSLTELDPDVLDSMHSLGCFRDRGKLTRDLQCEEENQEKMIYYLLLDRKERYPSYEDEDLPPRNDVADPPRKRVDSPMLTRHGRCRPERKSLEVLSVTEQGSPTPPRRALDTAAHSQRSRSVSGASTGLSSSPLSSPRSYQSPVFTFSQSDVTSATATPLAKEPKQGNATTPRSARAHDKLKTPPNPKTQTLPIKGPSDRPHLQPIKSLPLHNPSSRSPSPSSLLSPIPRFFFPSSSVLKSVTKSFYPNSAHSVPQVTPQGSPLPTPLGTPVHHPHHPSSTPPSSSSSSSSSRAEGGGGVGSLSLTPPSSPGGGSGMAASSSAHWRTRLNSFKNNLLGSPRFHRRKLQVPTSEDMSSLTPESSPELAKKSWFGNFIGLEKEEQIFVVIRDKPLSSVKADIVHAFLSIPSLSHSVLSQTSFRAEYKSSGGPSVFQKPVKFQVDIAFSEGERERDRERTEREGRRETGIYSVTFTLISGPSRRFRRVVETIQAQLLSSHDQPMVQALSDEKNGRPHGTPTRQNSRRSEGGGDRCEWGDRADGGGIGGSGGVLQRRGSAKERTRLLSSNGTQSQP
- the si:ch211-255p10.4 gene encoding serine/threonine-protein kinase BRSK1 isoform X7 — translated: MSKELSLSQSAQYVGPYRLEKTLGKGQTGLVKLGVHCITGQKVAIKIVNREKLSESVLMKVEREIAILKLIEHPHVLKLHDVYENNKYLYLVLEHVSGGELFDYLVKKGRLTPKEARKFFRQIISALDFCHSHSICHRDLKPENLLLDEKNNIRIADFGMASLQVGDSLLETSCGSPHYACPEVIRGEKYDGRRADVWSCGVILFALLVGALPFDHDNLRQLLEKVKSGVFHMPHFIPPDCQSLLKGMIEVNPEIRLTLEAIQKHAWYLGGRNEPCPEQPPPRRVCVRRILSLTELDPDVLDSMHSLGCFRDRGKLTRDLQCEEENQEKMIYYLLLDRKERYPSYEDEDLPPRNDVDPPRKRVDSPMLTRHGRCRPERKSLEVLSVTEQGSPTPPRRALDTAAHSQRSRSVSGASTGLSSSPLSSPRSYQSPVFTFSQSDVTSATATPLAKEPKQGNATTPRSARAHDKLKTPPNPKTQTLPIKGPSDRPHLQPIKSLPLHNPSSRSPSPSSLLSPIPRFFFPSSSVLKSVTKSFYPNSAHSVPQVTPQGSPLPTPLGTPVHHPHHPSSTPPSSSSSSSSSRAEGGGGVGSLSLTPPSSPGGGSGMAASSSAHWRTRLNSFKNNLLGSPRFHRRKLQVPTSEDMSSLTPESSPELAKKSWFGNFIGLEKEEQIFVVIRDKPLSSVKADIVHAFLSIPSLSHSVLSQTSFRAEYKSSGGPSVFQKPVKFQVDIAFSEGERERDRERTEREGRRETGIYSVTFTLISGPSRRFRRVVETIQAQLLSSHDQPMVQALSDEKNGRPHGTPTRQNSRRSEGGGDRCEWGDRADGGGIGGSGGVLQRRGSAKERTRLLSSNGTQSQP
- the si:ch211-255p10.4 gene encoding serine/threonine-protein kinase BRSK1 isoform X5, which translates into the protein MSKELSLSQSAQYVGPYRLEKTLGKGQTGLVKLGVHCITGQKVAIKIVNREKLSESVLMKVEREIAILKLIEHPHVLKLHDVYENNKYLYLVLEHVSGGELFDYLVKKGRLTPKEARKFFRQIISALDFCHSHSICHRDLKPENLLLDEKNNIRIADFGMASLQVGDSLLETSCGSPHYACPEVIRGEKYDGRRADVWSCGVILFALLVGALPFDHDNLRQLLEKVKSGVFHMPHFIPPDCQSLLKGMIEVNPEIRLTLEAIQKHAWYLGGRNEPCPEQPPPRRVCVRRILSLTELDPDVLDSMHSLGCFRDRGKLTRDLQCEEENQEKMIYYLLLDRKERYPSYEDEDLPPRNDVADPPRKRVDSPMLTRHGRCRPERKSLEVLSVTEQGSPTPPRRALDTAAHSQRSRSVSGASTGLSSSPLSSPRSYQSPVFTFSQSDVTSATATPLAKEPKQGNATTPRSARAHDKLKTPPNPKTQTLPIKGPSDRPHLQPIKSLPLHNPSSRSPSPSSLLSPIPRFFFPSSSVLKSVTKSFYPNSAHSVPQVTPQGSPLPTPLGTPVHHPHHPSSTPPSSSSSSSSSRAEGGGGVGSLSLTPPSSPGGGSGMAASSSAHWRTRLNSFKNNLLGSPRFHRRKLQGEFVPTSEDMSSLTPESSPELAKKSWFGNFIGLEKEEQIFVVIRDKPLSSVKADIVHAFLSIPSLSHSVLSQTSFRAEYKSSGGPSVFQKPVKFQVDIAFSEGERERDRERTEREGRRETGIYSVTFTLISGPSRRFRRVVETIQAQLLSSHDQPMVQALSDEKNGRPHGTPTRQNSRRSEGGGDRCEWGDRADGGGIGGSGGVLQRRGSAKERTRLLSSNGTQSQP
- the si:ch211-255p10.4 gene encoding serine/threonine-protein kinase BRSK1 isoform X4, with product MSKELSLSQSAQYVGPYRLEKTLGKGQTGLVKLGVHCITGQKVAIKIVNREKLSESVLMKVEREIAILKLIEHPHVLKLHDVYENNKYLYLVLEHVSGGELFDYLVKKGRLTPKEARKFFRQIISALDFCHSHSICHRDLKPENLLLDEKNNIRIADFGMASLQVGDSLLETSCGSPHYACPEVIRGEKYDGRRADVWSCGVILFALLVGALPFDHDNLRQLLEKVKSGVFHMPHFIPPDCQSLLKGMIEVNPEIRLTLEAIQKHAWYLGGRNEPCPEQPPPRRVCVRRILSLTELDPDVLDSMHSLGCFRDRGKLTRDLQCEEENQEKMIYYLLLDRKERYPSYEDEDLPPRNDVDPPRKRVDSPMLTRHGRCRPERKSLEVLSVTEQGSPTPPRRALDTAAHSQRSRSVSGASTGLSSSPLSSPRSYQSPVFTFSQSDVTSATATPLAKEPKQGNATTPRSARAHDKLKTPPNPKTQTLPIKGPSDRPHLQPIKSLPLHNPSSRSPSPSSLLSPIPRFFFPSSSVLKSVTKSFYPNSAHSVPQVTPQGSPLPTPLGTPVHHPHHPSSTPPSSSSSSSSSRAEGGGGVGSLSLTPPSSPGGGSGMAASSSAHWRTRLNSFKNNLLGSPRFHRRKLQVPTSEDMSSLTPESSPELAKKSWFGNFIGLEKEEQIFVVIRDKPLSSVKADIVHAFLSIPSLSHSVLSQTSFRAEYKSSGGPSVFQKPVKFQVDIAFSEGERERDRERTEREGRRETGIYSVTFTLISGPSRRFRRVVETIQAQLLSSHDQPMVQALSDPFPDEKNGRPHGTPTRQNSRRSEGGGDRCEWGDRADGGGIGGSGGVLQRRGSAKERTRLLSSNGTQSQP
- the si:ch211-255p10.4 gene encoding serine/threonine-protein kinase BRSK1 isoform X2; this translates as MSKELSLSQSAQYVGPYRLEKTLGKGQTGLVKLGVHCITGQKVAIKIVNREKLSESVLMKVEREIAILKLIEHPHVLKLHDVYENNKYLYLVLEHVSGGELFDYLVKKGRLTPKEARKFFRQIISALDFCHSHSICHRDLKPENLLLDEKNNIRIADFGMASLQVGDSLLETSCGSPHYACPEVIRGEKYDGRRADVWSCGVILFALLVGALPFDHDNLRQLLEKVKSGVFHMPHFIPPDCQSLLKGMIEVNPEIRLTLEAIQKHAWYLGGRNEPCPEQPPPRRVCVRRILSLTELDPDVLDSMHSLGCFRDRGKLTRDLQCEEENQEKMIYYLLLDRKERYPSYEDEDLPPRNDVDPPRKRVDSPMLTRHGRCRPERKSLEVLSVTEQGSPTPPRRALDTAAHSQRSRSVSGASTGLSSSPLSSPRSYQSPVFTFSQSDVTSATATPLAKEPKQGNATTPRSARAHDKLKTPPNPKTQTLPIKGPSDRPHLQPIKSLPLHNPSSRSPSPSSLLSPIPRFFFPSSSVLKSVTKSFYPNSAHSVPQVTPQGSPLPTPLGTPVHHPHHPSSTPPSSSSSSSSSRAEGGGGVGSLSLTPPSSPGGGSGMAASSSAHWRTRLNSFKNNLLGSPRFHRRKLQGEFVPTSEDMSSLTPESSPELAKKSWFGNFIGLEKEEQIFVVIRDKPLSSVKADIVHAFLSIPSLSHSVLSQTSFRAEYKSSGGPSVFQKPVKFQVDIAFSEGERERDRERTEREGRRETGIYSVTFTLISGPSRRFRRVVETIQAQLLSSHDQPMVQALSDPFPDEKNGRPHGTPTRQNSRRSEGGGDRCEWGDRADGGGIGGSGGVLQRRGSAKERTRLLSSNGTQSQP
- the si:ch211-255p10.4 gene encoding serine/threonine-protein kinase BRSK1 isoform X8, with amino-acid sequence MSKELSLSQSAQYVGPYRLEKTLGKGQTGLVKLGVHCITGQKVAIKIVNREKLSESVLMKVEREIAILKLIEHPHVLKLHDVYENNKYLYLVLEHVSGGELFDYLVKKGRLTPKEARKFFRQIISALDFCHSHSICHRDLKPENLLLDEKNNIRIADFGMASLQVGDSLLETSCGSPHYACPEVIRGEKYDGRRADVWSCGVILFALLVGALPFDHDNLRQLLEKVKSGVFHMPHFIPPDCQSLLKGMIEVNPEIRLTLEAIQKHAWYLGGRNEPCPEQPPPRRVCVRRILSLTELDPDVLDSMHSLGCFRDRGKLTRDLQCEEENQEKMIYYLLLDRKERYPSYEDEDLPPRNDVADPPRKRVDSPMLTRHGRCRPERKSLEVLSVTEQGSPTPPRRALDTAAHSQRSRSVSGASTGLSSSPLSSPRSYQSPVFTFSQSDVTSATATPLAKEPKQGNATTPRSARAHDKLKTPPNPKTQTLPIKGPSDRPHLQPIKSLPLHNPSSRSPSPSSLLSPIPRFFFPSSSVLKSVTKSFYPNSAHSVPQVTPQGSPLPTPLGTPVHHPHHPSSTPPSSSSSSSSSRAEGGGGVGSLSLTPPSSPGGGSGMAASSSAHWRTRLNSFKNNLLGSPRFHRRKLQGEFVPTSEDMSSLTPESSPELAKKSWFGNFIGLEKEEQIFVVIRDKPLSSVKADIVHAFLSSVGLSASSPHHTDPVTQSQRSLPDQLSSRVQVLRRSLCLPEARQVPGGHSFLRRREGAGQGEDREGGQEGDGNLQRDVHPYFRSESQVQKSGGNNSSPASQLP
- the si:ch211-255p10.4 gene encoding serine/threonine-protein kinase BRSK1 isoform X9, giving the protein MSKELSLSQSAQYVGPYRLEKTLGKGQTGLVKLGVHCITGQKVAIKIVNREKLSESVLMKVEREIAILKLIEHPHVLKLHDVYENNKYLYLVLEHVSGGELFDYLVKKGRLTPKEARKFFRQIISALDFCHSHSICHRDLKPENLLLDEKNNIRIADFGMASLQVGDSLLETSCGSPHYACPEVIRGEKYDGRRADVWSCGVILFALLVGALPFDHDNLRQLLEKVKSGVFHMPHFIPPDCQSLLKGMIEVNPEIRLTLEAIQKHAWYLGGRNEPCPEQPPPRRVCVRRILSLTELDPDVLDSMHSLGCFRDRGKLTRDLQCEEENQEKMIYYLLLDRKERYPSYEDEDLPPRNDVADPPRKRVDSPMLTRHGRCRPERKSLEVLSVTEQGSPTPPRRALDTAAHSQRSRSVSGASTGLSSSPLSSPRSYQSPVFTFSQSDVTSATATPLAKEPKQGNATTPRSARAHDKLKTPPNPKTQTLPIKGPSDRPHLQPIKSLPLHNPSSRSPSPSSLLSPIPRFFFPSSSVLKSVTKSFYPNSAHSVPQVTPQGSPLPTPLGTPVHHPHHPSSTPPSSSSSSSSSRAEGGGGVGSLSLTPPSSPGGGSGMAASSSAHWRTRLNSFKNNLLGSPRFHRRKLQVPTSEDMSSLTPESSPELAKKSWFGNFIGLEKEEQIFVVIRDKPLSSVKADIVHAFLSSVGLSASSPHHTDPVTQSQRSLPDQLSSRVQVLRRSLCLPEARQVPGGHSFLRRREGAGQGEDREGGQEGDGNLQRDVHPYFRSESQVQKSGGNNSSPASQLP